One Halolamina litorea genomic window carries:
- the hemC gene encoding hydroxymethylbilane synthase, with product MSTDRTLRLATRGSDLAMRQAAYVKDRVGTRRRPVELVEVETEGDRIQDELIADLGRIGAFVHALDQEVVDGDCDAAVHSMKDMPTEFADGIVVAAVPERAPAGDVLVTKDGKELDDLREGAVVGTSSLRRTAQLLHARPDLDVRPLRGNVDTRIEKLLAPELQREHERRMGTVEEEQKKESSQEMRKYNLDPEGVLDDENEDLSDTEDDDEFDQSVDEWFESLGELERGALGREYDHEYDALVLAEAGLERSGLIHHIGTSRLPKTEFVPAPAQGAVAVTAKDEETVSRLQSRLDHAPTRVAVTVERTVLAELGGGCVAPLGVHATVKGNTVAVRAQVLSTDGTEVVEGTRDLPIENHAEAAAEFAAELAGRGADDLVARAAAENE from the coding sequence ATGAGCACCGACAGGACCCTCCGCCTCGCCACGCGCGGGTCCGACCTCGCCATGCGACAGGCCGCGTACGTGAAAGACCGGGTGGGAACCCGCCGCCGTCCGGTGGAACTCGTCGAAGTCGAGACCGAGGGCGACCGCATCCAGGACGAACTGATCGCCGACCTCGGCCGCATCGGCGCGTTCGTCCACGCGCTGGATCAGGAGGTCGTCGACGGTGACTGCGACGCCGCGGTCCACTCGATGAAGGACATGCCGACGGAGTTCGCCGACGGCATCGTCGTCGCCGCCGTGCCCGAGCGGGCGCCGGCCGGCGACGTGCTGGTGACGAAAGACGGGAAGGAACTCGACGACCTGCGCGAGGGGGCCGTCGTCGGCACCTCGTCGCTGCGCCGCACCGCCCAACTGCTTCACGCGCGACCGGACCTCGACGTGCGCCCGCTCCGCGGGAACGTCGACACCCGGATCGAGAAACTGCTCGCGCCCGAACTCCAGCGCGAACACGAGCGCCGGATGGGCACCGTCGAGGAGGAGCAGAAAAAGGAGAGCAGCCAGGAGATGCGGAAGTACAACCTCGACCCCGAGGGCGTCCTCGACGACGAGAACGAGGACCTGAGCGACACCGAGGACGACGACGAGTTCGACCAGAGCGTCGACGAGTGGTTCGAGAGCCTCGGCGAACTCGAACGCGGCGCGCTGGGGCGGGAGTACGACCACGAGTACGACGCCCTCGTGCTCGCGGAGGCCGGCCTCGAGCGCAGCGGCCTGATCCACCACATCGGCACCAGCCGACTCCCCAAGACGGAGTTCGTCCCCGCGCCCGCACAGGGGGCCGTCGCCGTCACCGCCAAGGACGAGGAGACGGTCAGTCGGCTCCAGTCGCGGCTCGACCACGCGCCCACGCGGGTCGCCGTCACCGTCGAGCGGACGGTGCTCGCGGAACTCGGCGGCGGCTGTGTCGCCCCGCTCGGCGTCCACGCGACCGTGAAGGGCAACACCGTCGCTGTCCGGGCACAGGTGCTCTCGACCGACGGCACCGAGGTCGTCGAGGGGACGCGCGATCTCCCCATCGAGAACCACGCCGAAGCCGCCGCGGAGTTCGCCGCGGAGTTGGCCGGGCGTGGCGCCGACGACCTGGTCGCCCGAGCGGCGGCCGAGAACGAGTAG
- the arcS gene encoding archaeosine synthase subunit alpha — translation MTEYFEVHGRDGAARLGELRLADPVTTPAAVDSVVDDAGSLWAQERELPEGADDRLTILPHRAFPPGTREPVRESFRVDHPEIDAPTAAVMSSEEARNVGSDAYLLSDANGFVGHASAFRDAVVRTREAIPADTALYLSGVATPLNVATLVYAGVDLVDAKKAKIRGAEGFYLTSEGERFLEDLRELPCSCSACQQPIEEFDRRDCAEHNANALRTELRVVRERIREGRLRDYIEGQARHDQWLTAAFREFDQQYGYVEERAPVVRDNELAAASGDSIRRAEIQRFAHRVTNRYETEFDGPLVLVPCSATKPYSESQSHRQFHDAIQWRGHHASMTSPIGVVPQELELTYPAQHYDTVVTGRWSADEREFVAEVLRRYLERNDYDRVIAHVPPGGYTDICESVEPSVDADFEYTVADHPTTDESLAALSDALAGVETYQKRTREHRIVRAMADYQLGEGAGAELFPSDEIQTTSRYPKIQVRDDDGEQLATMVPNYGVLSFTTAGARKWEQSDAPSKVVEIDGFVPRGSVLAPGVVDADESIRTGDEVIVSGPKAFGVGRAAMFGDEMTDSTRGIAVETRHVDEI, via the coding sequence ATGACCGAGTACTTCGAGGTACACGGGCGCGACGGCGCCGCCCGCCTCGGCGAACTCCGCCTCGCCGACCCCGTCACGACGCCGGCCGCCGTCGACAGCGTCGTCGACGACGCCGGCTCCCTCTGGGCCCAGGAGCGCGAACTCCCCGAGGGCGCCGACGACCGCCTGACGATCCTCCCCCACCGCGCGTTCCCGCCGGGCACCCGCGAGCCCGTCCGGGAGTCGTTCCGCGTCGACCACCCGGAGATCGACGCCCCGACCGCCGCCGTGATGTCGAGCGAGGAGGCCCGAAACGTCGGGTCGGACGCCTACCTGCTTTCCGACGCCAACGGCTTCGTCGGCCACGCCTCGGCGTTCAGAGACGCGGTCGTCCGGACCCGCGAGGCCATCCCCGCCGACACCGCACTCTACCTCTCGGGGGTCGCCACACCCCTGAACGTCGCCACGCTCGTCTACGCCGGCGTCGACCTCGTCGACGCGAAGAAGGCGAAGATCCGTGGCGCCGAGGGGTTCTACCTCACCAGCGAGGGCGAGCGCTTCCTCGAGGACCTCCGGGAGCTACCCTGCTCCTGTTCGGCCTGCCAGCAGCCCATCGAGGAGTTCGACCGCCGGGACTGCGCCGAACACAACGCCAACGCCCTCCGCACCGAACTCCGGGTCGTCCGCGAGCGGATCCGCGAGGGGCGCCTGCGTGACTACATCGAGGGGCAAGCCCGCCACGACCAGTGGCTCACCGCGGCGTTCCGGGAGTTCGACCAGCAGTACGGCTACGTCGAGGAGCGGGCGCCGGTCGTCCGGGACAACGAACTGGCCGCCGCCAGCGGCGACAGCATCCGCCGGGCGGAGATCCAGCGCTTCGCCCACCGCGTGACCAACCGCTACGAGACCGAGTTCGACGGCCCGCTCGTGCTCGTCCCCTGTTCGGCGACGAAACCCTACAGCGAGTCCCAGAGCCACCGGCAGTTCCACGACGCGATCCAGTGGCGCGGCCACCACGCGTCGATGACGTCGCCCATCGGCGTCGTCCCGCAGGAACTCGAACTCACCTACCCCGCCCAGCACTACGATACCGTCGTCACGGGACGCTGGAGCGCCGACGAGCGGGAGTTCGTCGCCGAAGTCCTGCGTCGGTACCTCGAACGGAACGACTACGACCGCGTGATCGCCCACGTCCCGCCGGGCGGCTACACCGACATCTGTGAGAGCGTCGAGCCGAGCGTCGACGCCGACTTCGAGTACACCGTCGCCGACCACCCGACGACCGACGAGTCCCTCGCGGCGCTTTCGGATGCGCTGGCCGGCGTCGAGACCTACCAGAAGCGAACCCGGGAACACCGGATCGTCCGCGCGATGGCCGACTACCAACTCGGCGAGGGTGCCGGCGCCGAACTGTTCCCTAGCGACGAGATCCAGACCACGAGTCGCTACCCGAAGATCCAAGTCCGCGACGACGACGGCGAGCAGTTGGCGACGATGGTGCCCAACTACGGCGTGCTCTCCTTTACCACCGCGGGCGCCCGGAAGTGGGAGCAAAGCGACGCCCCGAGCAAGGTCGTCGAGATCGACGGCTTCGTGCCGCGGGGCAGCGTGCTCGCGCCGGGCGTCGTCGACGCCGACGAGTCGATCCGGACCGGCGACGAAGTGATCGTCTCCGGCCCGAAGGCGTTCGGCGTCGGCCGCGCGGCGATGTTCGGCGACGAGATGACTGACTCGACGCGCGGGATCGCCGTCGAGACCCGCCACGTCGACGAGATATAG
- a CDS encoding sensor histidine kinase, which produces MQGVVDAILREIGFNPEVESDREPERGATRLVSSVIIVLTGMVLLVPNITVLLTPPNDAVGTVLSLLGSVVSTGLIAAGYSLYHSNFSDRNAIRIAIWNVLGLVVLGLVMVGLFAYQSNAGAEPVDRVFTIANLLAIGAAAHVIIGVYDARRVRAEELAAERRKLAVLNRVLRHNLRNEATVMLGHAEHIAATADDEGVVDSAATLKNHVEIVGELAEEADTVMSVYDREGRGLEDRPVRSDAEEAVGRVSEAYPEADFSIDVPGGLRARSDPALSEAIEELVENGVVHGADEPAVEVTAVDEGDWIAIEVRDNGPGIPEEEYQVVTGESEITQLTHGSGLGLWVVQAVVDAVDGRLDFGVPDEGGTVVTLRLPPA; this is translated from the coding sequence ATGCAGGGGGTCGTCGACGCGATTCTCCGGGAGATCGGGTTCAACCCCGAAGTCGAGTCCGACAGAGAGCCCGAGCGGGGGGCCACCCGGCTGGTGTCGAGCGTGATCATCGTCCTGACGGGGATGGTGTTGCTGGTGCCGAACATCACCGTGCTGCTGACGCCGCCGAACGACGCCGTCGGGACGGTGCTGTCGCTGCTCGGGTCGGTCGTCTCGACCGGGCTGATCGCGGCGGGCTACAGCCTCTATCACAGCAACTTCAGCGACCGGAACGCCATCCGGATCGCCATCTGGAACGTGCTCGGGCTCGTCGTCCTCGGGCTGGTGATGGTCGGGCTGTTCGCCTACCAGTCAAACGCCGGTGCCGAGCCGGTCGACCGGGTGTTCACCATCGCGAACCTGCTCGCCATCGGTGCCGCCGCCCACGTCATCATCGGCGTCTACGACGCCCGGCGTGTCCGGGCCGAGGAACTCGCCGCCGAACGCCGGAAGCTGGCGGTGCTGAACCGCGTGCTCCGACACAACCTCCGGAACGAGGCGACGGTGATGCTGGGCCACGCCGAACACATCGCCGCCACCGCCGACGACGAGGGCGTCGTCGACTCCGCCGCGACGCTCAAGAACCACGTCGAGATCGTCGGCGAACTGGCCGAGGAGGCCGACACGGTGATGAGCGTCTACGACCGTGAGGGGCGCGGGCTCGAAGACCGGCCGGTCCGGTCCGACGCCGAGGAGGCCGTCGGCCGCGTCAGCGAGGCGTACCCGGAGGCCGACTTCTCCATCGACGTACCCGGGGGGCTACGGGCGCGGTCTGACCCGGCGCTCTCGGAGGCTATCGAGGAACTGGTCGAGAACGGCGTCGTCCACGGCGCCGACGAGCCGGCAGTCGAGGTGACGGCCGTCGACGAGGGCGACTGGATCGCCATCGAGGTCCGAGACAACGGGCCCGGGATCCCCGAAGAGGAGTACCAGGTCGTCACCGGCGAGAGCGAGATCACCCAACTCACCCACGGCTCCGGGCTGGGGCTCTGGGTCGTACAAGCCGTCGTCGACGCCGTCGACGGCCGACTGGACTTCGGCGTCCCCGACGAGGGCGGGACCGTGGTGACGTTGCGACTGCCGCCGGCCTGA
- a CDS encoding nucleoside deaminase → MDSHDFDHEAHMEQAIDCAREAAARGDEPYGSVLVRDDEVVMHARNAVVTENDLRAHPELTLAKRAAAERDDASELVMYTSTEPCPMCSGGIAIAGLDAVVYSVSGERAAELRGGSPLLPSTEVFARGSDVEVVPDVLQEEGEMVHREHW, encoded by the coding sequence ATGGACTCCCACGATTTCGACCACGAGGCACACATGGAGCAAGCGATCGATTGCGCCCGCGAGGCCGCTGCCCGCGGCGACGAGCCCTACGGCTCCGTCCTCGTCAGGGACGACGAGGTGGTGATGCACGCCCGGAACGCCGTCGTCACCGAGAACGACCTCCGGGCCCACCCAGAACTCACGCTGGCCAAACGGGCCGCCGCCGAGCGCGACGACGCGTCGGAACTGGTGATGTACACCTCGACTGAACCCTGCCCGATGTGTTCGGGCGGGATCGCCATCGCCGGCCTCGATGCGGTCGTCTACAGCGTCTCGGGCGAGCGCGCCGCCGAACTCCGCGGCGGCAGCCCGCTGCTCCCCTCGACGGAGGTGTTCGCGCGCGGCAGCGACGTGGAGGTGGTCCCGGACGTGCTACAGGAGGAAGGCGAGATGGTCCACCGCGAGCACTGGTAG
- the hemL gene encoding glutamate-1-semialdehyde 2,1-aminomutase has translation MNHERSGELYDRALSVMPGGVNSSVRAAIEPFPPFAERGEAGHLIDADGNRYVDWVMGLGPLLLGHDTPEPVQAEIQRHASAGPMYGMPTEIEVEHAEFVARHVPSVEMIRFVNSGTEATVSATRLARGYTGRNKIVVMQGSYHGANDSTLVEGDVEERGPSSAGVPAEFAEHTIPVPFNDPEAVTEVFAEHGDDIAAVMVEPILANKGIVHPVDGYHETLRDLCDDYGSLLIWDEVITGFRVGGLGCAQSKFGIEPDVTTFGKIIGGGFPVGAIGGKSEIIGQFSPSGDVFQAGTFSGHPVTMAAGLETLRFAAENDVYDHVNGLGEKLRTGLTEILRERAPEYTVVGTDSLFKVIFTRDGPEDVSDTCSGGCRQNEDCARFEYCPKTGADVGAAETDRWRRLFWTEMKEQGVFLSQNQFESQFVSYGHTEEDVEKTLDAYREAL, from the coding sequence ATGAACCACGAACGATCGGGCGAACTCTACGACCGCGCGCTGTCGGTGATGCCCGGCGGCGTCAACTCCTCGGTTCGGGCGGCGATCGAGCCGTTCCCCCCGTTCGCCGAGCGCGGCGAAGCCGGCCACCTGATCGACGCCGACGGCAACCGCTACGTCGACTGGGTGATGGGACTGGGTCCGCTACTGCTCGGCCACGACACCCCCGAGCCGGTGCAGGCCGAGATCCAGCGCCACGCCAGCGCCGGGCCGATGTACGGCATGCCGACCGAGATCGAGGTCGAGCACGCCGAGTTCGTCGCGCGTCACGTGCCGAGCGTCGAGATGATCCGCTTCGTCAACTCCGGCACCGAGGCGACGGTGTCGGCGACGCGACTCGCCCGGGGCTACACGGGTCGGAACAAGATCGTCGTCATGCAGGGCTCCTACCACGGTGCCAACGACTCGACGCTCGTCGAGGGCGACGTGGAAGAGCGCGGGCCCTCCTCGGCCGGAGTTCCCGCCGAGTTCGCCGAGCACACCATCCCGGTGCCGTTCAACGACCCCGAGGCCGTCACCGAGGTCTTCGCGGAACACGGCGACGACATCGCGGCGGTGATGGTCGAACCGATCCTCGCGAACAAGGGGATCGTCCACCCCGTCGACGGCTACCACGAGACCCTGCGGGACCTCTGTGACGACTACGGCTCGCTGCTCATCTGGGACGAGGTCATCACCGGCTTCCGCGTCGGCGGCCTCGGCTGTGCCCAGTCGAAGTTCGGCATCGAACCCGACGTGACCACGTTCGGGAAGATCATCGGCGGGGGCTTCCCCGTCGGCGCCATCGGCGGGAAGTCGGAGATCATCGGCCAGTTCAGCCCCTCCGGCGACGTGTTCCAAGCCGGCACGTTCTCGGGCCACCCGGTGACGATGGCGGCCGGACTCGAAACGCTCCGCTTCGCCGCCGAGAACGACGTGTACGACCACGTCAACGGGCTCGGCGAGAAGCTCCGGACCGGCCTCACCGAGATCCTGCGTGAGCGGGCGCCGGAGTACACCGTCGTCGGCACCGACTCGCTGTTCAAGGTGATCTTCACGCGGGACGGGCCCGAGGACGTCTCCGACACCTGTTCGGGCGGCTGCCGGCAGAACGAGGACTGTGCACGCTTCGAGTACTGCCCGAAGACCGGCGCCGACGTGGGCGCCGCCGAGACCGACCGCTGGCGCCGGCTGTTCTGGACGGAGATGAAGGAACAGGGCGTGTTCCTCTCCCAGAACCAGTTCGAGTCCCAGTTCGTCTCCTACGGCCACACCGAAGAGGACGTGGAGAAGACCCTCGACGCCTACCGCGAGGCGCTGTAG
- a CDS encoding uroporphyrinogen-III synthase, whose translation MTPPRIAAFRPDDGRIDEAAALLDSLGAEPVPDPMLTIEPTGESPPRADFVVLTSATGVAVLDDAGWAPGDATLCCIGDSTAEAAEAAGWTVERVPDEYDSAGMVAELREDVAGQTVALARSDRASATMPEGLRDAGADVSETTLYRLERPEDAGRSAELAAAGELDGAAFTSSSTVEGFLAAAEERGIREEAIEGLNDAVVGAIADGPAATARDAGIEVDVVPDEADFEALARAVVERAGGRASERSP comes from the coding sequence ATGACCCCACCCCGCATCGCCGCGTTCCGTCCGGACGACGGTCGGATCGACGAGGCCGCCGCCCTACTCGACTCGCTGGGCGCCGAGCCGGTTCCGGACCCGATGCTGACCATCGAGCCGACCGGGGAGAGCCCACCCCGGGCCGACTTCGTCGTGCTCACGTCCGCGACGGGCGTCGCCGTGCTCGACGACGCGGGCTGGGCGCCGGGCGACGCGACGCTGTGCTGTATCGGCGACTCGACCGCCGAGGCCGCCGAGGCTGCCGGCTGGACCGTGGAGCGCGTGCCCGACGAGTACGACTCCGCGGGGATGGTCGCCGAACTGCGCGAGGACGTGGCGGGACAGACCGTCGCGCTCGCACGCTCGGACCGGGCCAGTGCGACCATGCCCGAGGGGCTGCGCGATGCGGGCGCCGACGTGAGCGAGACGACGCTCTACCGGCTCGAACGGCCCGAGGATGCCGGACGGTCGGCCGAACTGGCCGCGGCCGGCGAACTCGACGGGGCGGCCTTTACCTCCTCCTCGACGGTCGAGGGGTTCCTCGCCGCCGCCGAGGAGCGCGGCATCCGCGAGGAAGCCATCGAGGGACTGAACGACGCCGTCGTCGGCGCCATCGCCGACGGGCCGGCGGCGACGGCCCGTGACGCCGGTATCGAGGTCGACGTGGTCCCCGACGAGGCCGACTTCGAGGCGCTGGCGCGAGCGGTGGTCGAGCGAGCGGGCGGGCGAGCGAGTGAACGATCGCCGTAG